Proteins from a single region of Nocardiopsis dassonvillei subsp. dassonvillei DSM 43111:
- a CDS encoding extracellular solute-binding protein encodes MRRQRPRATAVAAALSAAALLAAGCGGDGGGDPNTIELVVAQYTEGTQPYWTDLIQDFEADHPGTSVRLRVIGWDDLQNQVNTMVQTRQFPDILNTNLFADYAEAGLLHPARDVLPEDKFTDFVPVLAENASLEGEQYALPFVATVNAMYYNRTIFAEAGISEPPRTWDEFLEAAERVKALPGDHVPYALALGFDGGDYEFGTWARSNGGGWKQDGEWTVNSDRNVATLEFLRDLVVEHEATQPNPGQTNRPDGTWPLFAQGRAAMVYAPLGGSAFLDPVHEAGVDYGTTTHPTNGGAEPSTHGIQDYLVAFDNPGNQELVTEFLDYFYEPENYTAYLEVEGLLPTTESGVEEFRDDPDVGQYVEQIPEARLDPTYEPVWAQLRGTMAGELGTAVAPDGDPRAVLDRGQEIAASGP; translated from the coding sequence ATGAGGAGACAGAGACCGCGGGCCACCGCCGTGGCCGCCGCGCTGTCGGCGGCCGCGCTGCTCGCCGCGGGGTGCGGTGGGGACGGGGGCGGGGACCCGAACACCATCGAGCTGGTCGTGGCGCAGTACACCGAGGGGACCCAGCCCTACTGGACCGACCTGATCCAGGACTTCGAGGCCGACCACCCCGGCACGAGCGTCCGGCTGCGGGTGATCGGCTGGGACGACCTCCAGAACCAGGTCAACACGATGGTGCAGACCCGGCAGTTCCCCGACATCCTCAACACGAACCTCTTCGCCGACTACGCCGAGGCGGGCCTGCTGCACCCGGCGCGGGACGTGCTGCCCGAGGACAAGTTCACCGACTTCGTCCCGGTCCTGGCCGAGAACGCCTCGCTGGAGGGTGAGCAGTACGCCCTGCCGTTCGTCGCGACGGTGAACGCGATGTACTACAACCGGACCATCTTCGCCGAGGCCGGGATCAGCGAGCCCCCGCGGACCTGGGACGAGTTCCTGGAGGCGGCGGAGCGCGTCAAGGCGCTCCCCGGCGACCACGTCCCCTACGCGCTGGCGCTGGGCTTCGACGGCGGCGACTACGAGTTCGGCACGTGGGCGCGCTCCAACGGCGGCGGCTGGAAGCAGGACGGCGAGTGGACGGTCAACAGCGACCGCAACGTCGCCACGCTGGAGTTCCTCCGGGACCTGGTGGTGGAGCACGAAGCCACCCAGCCCAACCCCGGGCAGACCAACCGCCCCGACGGCACGTGGCCGCTCTTCGCCCAGGGCAGGGCCGCCATGGTGTACGCGCCGCTGGGCGGCAGCGCGTTCCTGGACCCGGTGCACGAGGCGGGCGTGGACTACGGCACGACGACCCACCCGACCAACGGCGGCGCCGAGCCCTCCACCCACGGCATCCAGGACTACCTGGTGGCCTTCGACAACCCCGGCAACCAGGAGCTGGTCACCGAGTTCCTGGACTACTTCTACGAACCGGAGAACTACACCGCCTACCTGGAGGTCGAGGGGCTGCTGCCGACCACCGAGTCCGGCGTCGAGGAGTTCCGCGACGACCCCGACGTGGGGCAGTACGTCGAGCAGATCCCCGAGGCACGGCTGGACCCCACCTACGAACCGGTCTGGGCCCAGCTGCGCGGCACGATGGCCGGGGAGCTGGGCACGGCCGTGGCCCCGGACGGGGACCCGCGCGCCGTCCTGGACAGGGGCCAGGAGATCGCCGCCTCCGGCCCGTGA